A region of Sphingomonas crusticola DNA encodes the following proteins:
- a CDS encoding GH92 family glycosyl hydrolase, which produces MAIRSIPLALGLFLSTGVMATPAYDAVDPLIGTGGEGHTFPGAVAPFGMVQLSPDTNTGCLIRECYKWAAGYRHSDALIQGFSHTHFSGAGHSDLGDFLVMPVSGDHISLEPGDPTKAGSGYGSRFDHGSERAQPGYYSVTLLDHKVRAELTAGTRVGVHRYAFPTGLQAHIVLDLRSAIYNYPGKTLWSSIRLRPDGAVTGCRQTRGWAPDRILCFAMRFTAAPTAHAFVSTEQDVAYKGFQGPGRGTDDLAERSGRAIVARFDFGTLNKPLEVKVAISSVDEAGAIANLGSEPDNFDAIRANTKAAWEQALSAVELHAPAPMEKNLYTALYHTLLAPSIASDADGRYRGPDNQVHTAQDFTFRSTFSLWDTFRAEHPLLTLIQPERTNADFIRSLIESRKQSPLGILPVWQFQGRETWTMIGYHAVPVIAEAYLKGIKGFDADEALDAMIASANYGPYGGLADYRTLGYVPIDKEPEAASKTVEYAYDDWTIAQMARAMGRKEVAASFEKRAGHWRNSFDAKTGWVRARLSTGAFREPFDPVSIKYGSDYTEGNAWQYSWFVPQDEGGLVRALGGDRKTVAKLDAMFDYDNSKLDYSHAEDISGLIGQYIHGNEPSHSVAYLYNYAGAPWRTQERLRQIVDSQYKPTPDGLSGNDDLGQMSAWLVFTSLGFYPVTPGSLAYVIGRPFVTRATLTLPNGKRFTIRCDDPAKAYVGKILLNGTPLARSYIRHDEIMAGGELSFVMQAKPNRSWATGRTRRPFSMTR; this is translated from the coding sequence ATGGCAATCCGATCGATCCCGCTGGCCCTGGGCCTGTTCCTATCAACCGGCGTCATGGCGACGCCGGCCTACGACGCGGTGGATCCGCTCATCGGCACGGGTGGCGAGGGCCACACATTCCCTGGCGCGGTTGCACCGTTCGGCATGGTGCAGCTGAGTCCCGATACGAATACCGGCTGCCTGATCCGCGAATGCTATAAATGGGCCGCCGGATATCGCCATTCCGATGCCTTGATTCAGGGTTTCAGCCACACGCACTTTTCAGGCGCCGGACATTCGGATTTGGGCGACTTCCTGGTGATGCCGGTCTCGGGCGATCACATATCGTTGGAGCCGGGCGACCCGACCAAGGCGGGTTCGGGCTACGGTTCGCGTTTCGACCACGGGAGCGAGCGCGCGCAGCCAGGCTATTATTCGGTCACGCTGCTCGACCACAAGGTTAGGGCGGAGCTGACCGCGGGCACGCGCGTGGGCGTCCACCGCTATGCCTTCCCCACCGGGCTGCAGGCGCACATCGTGCTCGATCTGCGTAGCGCGATATACAATTATCCCGGCAAGACCTTGTGGTCCTCGATCCGGCTGCGGCCGGACGGCGCCGTCACCGGCTGCCGTCAGACGCGCGGCTGGGCGCCAGACCGGATCCTCTGTTTCGCGATGCGTTTCACCGCCGCGCCGACGGCGCATGCCTTCGTCAGCACGGAACAGGATGTGGCCTATAAAGGCTTTCAGGGTCCCGGCCGCGGCACGGACGATCTCGCCGAACGGAGCGGACGCGCCATTGTCGCGCGCTTCGACTTCGGCACACTGAACAAGCCGCTCGAGGTAAAAGTCGCGATCTCCTCGGTCGACGAGGCTGGCGCGATCGCCAACCTTGGGAGCGAGCCGGACAACTTCGACGCAATCCGCGCGAACACGAAGGCGGCATGGGAGCAGGCACTGAGCGCGGTCGAGCTGCATGCCCCGGCACCGATGGAGAAGAACCTCTATACGGCGCTGTACCACACGCTGCTCGCCCCTTCGATCGCGAGCGACGCCGATGGCCGTTATCGCGGGCCGGACAATCAGGTTCATACGGCACAGGACTTTACCTTCCGTTCGACCTTTTCGCTGTGGGATACGTTTCGTGCCGAGCACCCGCTGCTCACCCTTATCCAGCCGGAGCGAACCAACGCCGATTTCATCCGCTCGCTGATCGAGAGCCGCAAGCAAAGCCCGCTCGGCATATTGCCGGTCTGGCAATTCCAGGGGCGCGAGACGTGGACGATGATCGGCTATCACGCGGTGCCGGTGATTGCCGAAGCCTATCTCAAGGGCATCAAGGGCTTCGATGCGGACGAAGCGCTGGATGCGATGATCGCGAGCGCGAATTACGGCCCCTATGGCGGGCTCGCCGACTATCGCACGCTGGGTTACGTCCCGATCGACAAGGAGCCGGAGGCGGCATCCAAGACGGTCGAATATGCCTATGACGACTGGACCATCGCGCAGATGGCGCGGGCAATGGGACGCAAGGAGGTCGCCGCGTCATTCGAGAAGCGCGCCGGCCATTGGCGTAACAGCTTCGATGCCAAGACCGGATGGGTGCGCGCGCGGCTATCGACCGGCGCCTTCCGCGAGCCGTTCGACCCGGTGTCGATCAAATACGGCTCCGACTATACCGAGGGTAATGCCTGGCAATATTCGTGGTTCGTGCCGCAGGACGAAGGCGGGCTCGTGCGCGCGCTAGGGGGTGACAGGAAGACGGTCGCCAAGCTCGACGCGATGTTCGATTACGATAACAGCAAGCTCGATTATTCGCATGCCGAGGACATATCCGGCCTGATCGGCCAATATATTCATGGCAATGAGCCGAGCCATTCGGTCGCCTATCTCTACAATTATGCCGGCGCGCCCTGGCGGACGCAGGAACGGCTGCGGCAGATCGTCGACAGCCAGTACAAGCCGACGCCGGACGGCCTGTCCGGCAATGACGATCTCGGCCAGATGTCCGCCTGGCTGGTCTTCACCAGCCTTGGTTTCTATCCGGTAACGCCCGGCAGTCTGGCATATGTGATCGGCCGGCCGTTCGTGACGCGGGCAACGCTCACCCTGCCCAACGGCAAGCGCTTCACGATCCGGTGCGACGACCCCGCCAAGGCCTATGTCGGCAAGATCCTGCTCAACGGCACACCGCTCGCCCGCAGCTACATCCGGCATGACGAAATCATGGCAGGAGGCGAATTGTCGTTCGTGATGCAGGCCAAGCCCAACCGGTCGTGGGCCACCGGGCGGACCCGCCGGCCCTTTTCCATGACGCGATGA
- a CDS encoding sensor histidine kinase, which produces MSARTNAAIAPFPVGGGELGALIAAFDWSKTSLGPIGNWPQSLKTVTNLLLLSPVPIVLLWNEDGVMIYNDAYSEFAGRRHPQLLGSKVREGWPEVADFNDNVMKVGLAGGTLAYRAQELTLERHGAPAPAWMNLDYSPVVDESGEPAGVIAIVVEITEAILAERAMIASEGRFRALVNASSDVIYRMTPDWSTMHPIDGRGLVANNDSPNPQWLEENLYAEDHVAVRAAIDDAIRRKGTFEMEHRVRRPDGSTGWTFSRAVPILDDTGAITEWFGTATDVTERHRSEDHLRLVVNELNHRVKNSLAMTQAIAAQTFRGADDLAQAQARFSERIRALAQANDLLTGERGAGVSLHGAVEQAVRPHCGREDRLRIEGPNVSLSPKTALSLSLAMHELATNALKHGAWSAERGEVAISWRTYTPATGGARVAMLWRESGGPRVAPPARRGFGSRLIERGLSAEMGGEVHMRFEPDGLVCEIDAPLTIYGLAP; this is translated from the coding sequence TTGAGCGCACGGACCAATGCGGCCATCGCGCCCTTTCCGGTGGGAGGAGGCGAACTTGGCGCGCTGATTGCGGCGTTCGACTGGTCGAAGACCAGTCTGGGGCCGATCGGCAATTGGCCGCAAAGCCTGAAGACCGTCACGAATCTCCTGCTGCTGTCGCCGGTGCCGATCGTTCTGCTGTGGAACGAAGATGGCGTGATGATTTACAATGACGCTTATTCGGAATTTGCCGGACGGCGTCATCCTCAGCTGCTGGGCTCCAAGGTCCGTGAGGGGTGGCCGGAGGTCGCCGACTTCAACGACAACGTGATGAAGGTCGGGCTGGCCGGCGGTACGCTGGCCTATCGTGCCCAGGAATTGACGCTCGAGCGTCATGGCGCGCCCGCGCCCGCGTGGATGAACCTGGATTATTCGCCGGTAGTTGATGAGAGCGGCGAGCCTGCTGGCGTGATCGCGATCGTCGTTGAGATCACCGAGGCGATATTGGCTGAGCGGGCGATGATCGCGAGCGAGGGGCGGTTCCGGGCGCTCGTCAATGCGAGTTCGGACGTGATCTACCGCATGACGCCGGATTGGAGCACGATGCACCCGATCGACGGCCGCGGGCTGGTCGCCAACAATGATTCACCCAATCCGCAATGGCTTGAGGAAAATCTGTACGCGGAAGATCATGTCGCCGTGCGCGCCGCTATTGACGATGCGATCCGCCGCAAAGGCACGTTCGAAATGGAACATCGCGTCCGCCGGCCGGACGGCTCGACCGGCTGGACCTTCTCGCGCGCCGTGCCGATCCTCGACGATACCGGCGCCATTACCGAATGGTTCGGGACGGCCACCGACGTCACGGAACGTCATCGCAGCGAGGATCATCTGCGGCTGGTGGTGAACGAGCTCAACCACCGGGTGAAGAACAGCCTGGCGATGACGCAGGCTATCGCCGCGCAGACCTTCCGTGGCGCGGACGATCTGGCACAGGCGCAGGCCCGGTTCTCCGAGCGGATCAGGGCGCTGGCCCAGGCCAATGATTTGCTCACTGGCGAGCGTGGTGCCGGCGTCTCGCTTCATGGTGCGGTAGAGCAGGCCGTGCGGCCCCATTGCGGACGCGAGGACCGGCTCCGCATCGAAGGTCCCAACGTCTCCCTGTCTCCCAAGACGGCATTGTCGCTGTCGCTCGCGATGCATGAGCTTGCGACCAACGCGCTCAAGCATGGCGCGTGGTCGGCGGAACGGGGCGAGGTGGCCATAAGCTGGCGCACCTATACCCCTGCGACGGGTGGCGCGCGTGTCGCCATGCTATGGCGCGAAAGTGGCGGTCCGCGGGTTGCGCCGCCGGCCCGTCGCGGTTTCGGATCGCGCCTGATCGAGCGCGGCCTTTCGGC
- a CDS encoding lmo0937 family membrane protein, translating to MLWTIAVILLVLWLLGFAIHIGGGLIHILLVLAIIVGLIQLFTGRRAL from the coding sequence ATGCTTTGGACAATCGCCGTCATTCTGCTGGTGCTCTGGCTCCTCGGCTTCGCGATCCATATTGGCGGTGGTCTGATCCACATCCTGCTGGTGCTGGCGATCATCGTCGGCCTGATCCAGCTGTTCACCGGCCGCCGCGCGCTCTAG